GACGGTCAGCTTCACCACATCGCCCATGGTAAGGCCCATTCCGGCAAGCTGGGCCTTCATCTTGGTGAAGATCGACAGGGCCTGCGCCTCCGTATCGCCGAAGGCGTCGGGGCTTTCCACGTCCTTGGGATCGATGGGCGCCCCGGTCGCGCCGGAAAGGAAATAGAGCGTGTTGCCGGGCGGAACCACGGCGGCGCTGGCGATCATCGCGCCGGGGGTCTGTTTATGTTCGACCGGCGCGGCCTGTGCCGTTGACGAAAAAGAAGCCAAGGCGGCTGCCGCGATGCCGACAAGAGAAAGCCTGAACGCTGACGGATTTGCCATGAACGCTCCCATTCCCGGATTACTGATGCTTGCGATCAGAAGAACGAGGCGCGGAGGCAAATCCGCCATATTTATTTCAACATCTTACTGACCGCCCGAGACCAGTTCTGCGACATCATAATATTTGCCGTTGGCGATCACCTTTCTCACATTGAAAGTGTTCGCGATATTCTCACGCGGGTCGCCCGCGAGGAGAGTGATGTCGGCCAGCTTGCCCGCTTCCAATGTTCCCGCGTCCAGGTTGAGCGACCGGGCCGAATTGACGGTCGCCGTCTGCAACGCCTGAAAGGGCGTCAGCCCCGCATCGACATAGGAGGAAAGCTCCGCATGCAGGTTGGTCGCGATCATCGTGTCCGTGCCCGCCGTGACCAGCGTGCCGGCGTCGAACATCTTCTTCAGGCTCACCAGGCTTCCCGCGATCATGGGCCGCAGCAGGGCCGCCAGGGGATCGGCCTCCGTCACCGTCTTGCGCGCCCAGATCGGGTAGAGGTTGAGGCGCGGATCGTCGCGATAGCCGGGATTTTTCTCCAGATAGCCGGTCAGCGCGCCGAAATTTGTCGGCGTCAGCGTGCGGCCGCTCCTGCCGAAAAGCTGGATCACATCCTCATAGGCCATGCCCATCGGACCCTGTTTGGGCGAATAGCCACGGCGGCTGGTCGCGCCCAGATGCTCGGTCGCATCGACGCCAGTATAGGCGGCGGGGAAGATTTCATGGCC
Above is a window of Sphingobium sp. JS3065 DNA encoding:
- a CDS encoding RidA family protein, whose product is MANPSAFRLSLVGIAAAALASFSSTAQAAPVEHKQTPGAMIASAAVVPPGNTLYFLSGATGAPIDPKDVESPDAFGDTEAQALSIFTKMKAQLAGMGLTMGDVVKLTVFLVGDPKLGGKMDRDGMTRAYKKFFGTAEQPNLPTRSAFQIAGLARPQQLIEIEAIAAKGN